Proteins from a single region of Candidatus Woesearchaeota archaeon:
- the ribH gene encoding 6,7-dimethyl-8-ribityllumazine synthase yields MRLQTELKSKVQLKEPTSIKIGIVVSQWYWDEITSKMLDSALKTATEHNVQTEVMKVPGSWEIMFGSKQLLMRKDIAGVVTLGALIEGDTDHDKLIAYTVASKIADLSLQYNKPVSLGVTGPKMSFRQAKKRTDKGTEAMLACLELLGK; encoded by the coding sequence ATGAGATTACAAACTGAATTAAAATCAAAAGTACAACTTAAAGAACCAACATCCATTAAAATCGGGATTGTGGTATCACAGTGGTATTGGGATGAGATTACCAGTAAGATGCTTGACTCAGCTCTTAAAACTGCAACTGAACATAATGTGCAAACAGAAGTTATGAAAGTGCCAGGCAGTTGGGAGATAATGTTTGGTTCGAAACAATTGTTGATGCGAAAAGATATCGCTGGTGTTGTAACACTAGGAGCTCTTATCGAAGGTGATACTGATCACGATAAATTAATTGCATATACTGTTGCAAGCAAGATTGCAGATTTATCGTTACAATATAACAAGCCGGTCTCACTGGGTGTGACAGGCCCTAAAATGAGTTTTCGTCAAGCAAAGAAACGAACTGATAAAGGCACAGAAGCAATGTTAGCTTGTTTAGAATTGTTGGGAAAATAG